A single genomic interval of Daucus carota subsp. sativus chromosome 1, DH1 v3.0, whole genome shotgun sequence harbors:
- the LOC135152683 gene encoding uncharacterized protein LOC135152683: MTAMPYPMNQATPMPAPSFPTSFNQPQMASSSSHPALTYPTQARTFNMNVKDAIQSSDVVSGTLSVNAACAKVLIDSGATRSFISKFFVDKLNCETQLMHEPLSVVLANQDRIFVEHVCPHCTIEIAGHIFPASLIPFQLGEFDVVLGMDWLTSFNAQIDCNNKRVVLSSPQGKK; the protein is encoded by the coding sequence ATGACTGCTATGCCATATCCGATGAATCAAGCAACTCCTATGCCAGCACCATCATTTCCAACGTCTTTCAATCAACCTCAAATGGCGTCATCCTCATCTCATCCAGCTTTGACTTATCCGACACAAGCAAGGACTTTCAACATGAATGTAAAAGATGCAATTCAAAGTTCTGATGTAGtttcaggtacgctttctgtgaaCGCTGCTTGTGCTAAAGTATTGATTGACTCGGGAGCTACAAGGTCATTTATTTCGAAGttttttgttgataagttgaattgtgaaaccCAATTGATGCATGAACCCTTATCTGTTGTCCTAGCTAATCAAGATAGAATATTCGTAGAACATGTGTGCCCTCATTGTACTATAGAAATAGCCGGACACATTTTTCCTGCGAGTCTTATTCCTTTCCAGTTAGGCGAATTCGACGTGGttttagggatggattggttgacaAGCTTCaatgctcaaatagattgcAATAATAAAAGGGTAGTATTGAGTTCACCGCAAGGCAAAAAGTAA
- the LOC108217976 gene encoding uncharacterized protein LOC108217976, with the protein MERIEEVYSSGRIMGDGPKEKTISSLESLIQVATSRLEKMPLHRDRSSQLTVQMIADELRSMKIAPKRARGRPANNRENEEGNRNANQNPDIAQLLELVRQQTATTAQQQQLLQQMQPPQPPPANVTTFKIFQSVKPLEFKGTQDLVEAHAWLKEIEKAFALTNVGDNQKVEYATYFLKGESNYWWETAKALEPEGIITWDRFKRMFLDKYFPRYMQTQMEMKFFELRQDNMTVGEYEKKFTELSRFIGEYVDSEEKRAKRFQEGLKPWLRSRVAAFELTTYAEVVQKAMVIEGESEQNQKEKGNKKRRFESGEEGSCYKGQHQKVNQRFKPQSGPGNFKKREFGNKSQENRSQWSGQKPPQGSIPECKVCNKKHTGICNKANVVCFKCHAKSHYAHECKNQKANITCYKCGKVGHVSRECKGAVNN; encoded by the exons ATGGAGCGCATCGAGGAGGTCTATTCGAGTGGTCGTATCATGGGTGACGGACCTAAGGAGAAGACCATCTCTAGCCTTGAGTCATTGATCCAGGTGGCCACATCCAGGTTGGAGAAGATGCCACTACATCGTGACCGGTCCAGCCAGCTCACTGTGCAGATGATAGCGGATGAACTTAGGAGCATG AAGATAGCACCTAAAAGAGCTCGAGGAAGACCCGCTAATAACCGAGAAAATGAAGAAGGAAACCGAAACGCGAACCAGAACCCTGATATAGCACAACTTCTAGAGTTAGTACGCCAACAAACAGCCACTACagcccaacaacaacaacttctacaacaaatGCAACCACCACAACCACCTCCAGCAAATGTCACCACTTTCAAAATCTTTCAATCCGTAAAACCCCTAGAATTCAAAGGAACCCAAGATCTAGTTGAAGCTCATGCTTGGCTAAAAGAGATAGAGAAGGCTTTTGCCTTAACAAATGTTGGAGATAATCAGAAGGTAGAGTATGCTACTTATTTTCTTAAGGGAGAATCGAACTATTGGTGGGAAACAGCAAAAGCTTTAGAACCCGAAGGAATCATTACTTGGGATAGGTTTAAGAGAATGTTTTTGGATAAGTACTTTCCTCGTTATATGCAAACACAAATGGagatgaagttctttgaattgaggCAAGATAatatgactgttggggaatatgagaagaaatttacTGAACTATCTAGATTCATAGGAGAGTATGTTGATTCGGAAGAGAAGAGAGCAAAGAGGTTTCAAGAAGGACTAAAGCCGTGGTTGAGAAGCCGTGTGGCGGCTTTTGAATTGACTACTTATGCTGAAGTAGTTCAAaaagcaatggtaattgaaggtgAAAGTGAgcagaatcagaaggagaagggcaacaaaaagagaagatttgaatcgGGAGAAGAAGGCTCATGTTACAAGGGCCAGCATCAGAAAGTTAATCAAAGGTTTAAACCTCAAAGTGGACCCGGGAATTTCAAGAAGAGGGAATTTGGAAACAAGTCACAAGAAAACAGATCTCAATGGAGTGGACAGAAACCCCCGCAAGGATCGATTCCGGAGTGTAAGGTTTGTAACAAGAAGCATACGGGGATTTGCAACAAGGCAAATGTAGTTTGTTTCAAGTGTCATGCAAAAAGCCATTATGCTCATGAATGTAAGAATCAGAAGGCCAACATCACGTGCTACAAGTGTGGTAAAGTGGGACATGTGTCGAGGGAATGCAAAGGAGCGGTTAACAATTGA